The Stackebrandtia nassauensis DSM 44728 genome includes the window ACGTCGGGCGGAAGGATCCGAACACTTCGCGGTGCTATACCGGATCGACGGCTCGGCCGTGGTCGTGCGCGACGCGGCCTACACCGCCGGCCACGCCCCTTCACTATCCTTTTCAGAACTCGCCACCATCGCACTGGCCCTGCCAATAAAACCCCCGTAACACCTGATTCGCCGCACCGATTCGTTAGTCAACCTGTCACAATCGGCTATAACCCCAGCCCAATGACTATGTAGCAACTCTAGCGAAGGCTATGTAGAGTTGCTACATGGTTGAAAGGCTGAAACTGACCACCACGGTGGTACGGGTGCTGACGTGTTTCATCGAAGACGTCGACGCCGACCGCTACGGCATGGATCTCATGCGCGACAGCGACCTGGCCAGCGGAACCCTCTATCCGATCCTGAACCGGCTGGAGGAGGCCGGCTGGCTGACCGCCTCCTGGGAAAAGGTCGAGGCCGGCGCGACCGCCCGGCCAGCACGGCGGTACTACCGGCTGACTCCCGACGGCGCCAAGGCCGCCCGCACCGAACTGGCCGCCGTGCACGAGCGGCTGTCCAAGGCGCTGGGGCCGTTGGGAAAGCCGAGGACCACATGACGGTGATCGACAAAATGGCCGAGCTACTCCTGCGGCTGGCCCGCGACCGCTGGCCCGAACGACTGCGCGAGGACAGGTATCGAGAATGGAGCGCGGAGATGTACGCCATCAGGAACCAGGAGTCGAAGTCGGCCCTCCAACGAGCCTTCGGCCAGTTCAGGTTCGCCTTCAGTCTCGCCGTGTCACCACCGGGCGGCCAACGCCACCAGACACCAGGCTGGCGCGAGTCCCTGCCCGGGTGGGGACGGAGGCTGCTGCCGCTCGCGGTGCTGTTCGCCTTCGGTGCCGGCTGCTCACTCGTGGTGGGGCAGCCACGGATGCTGGGCGTCGTGTTCGTCAACCTCAGCGGTGGCGATCTACTGTGGCCAAACGTTGTCACGGTGGCGTTCATCCTGGCGTTGGTGGCGGCGTCGGCCATGCTGGGTCACGCCCTTGGCGCTCATCTGCCACCCTCGCGACAGCCACGCCACAAGACCGCCCGCGCGCTGTCCGTCGTCACCGCCACACTGGCGGTCGGCGCCGGGATGCTGGCAACCTGGCTGTCCATCTCCGGCTTCGCCTCCGAAGGCGGCGAGACACAGTCGACACTGTGGACGTCCCCGCTGTTGTGGATGGTCGCCGTCGTTCCGCTGCTGTTGTGGGCGGTGTGGTCGGCCCGTCGTGATCGGGTGAAAACCGCGCGGTGGCTGGGGATCGCGGCCGGCCTGGTCCTCCTCGAAGTACTCGCCCTGCCGCCAGCCCTGGTGATGCGGGAACAGTTGGGGCTGCCGGACTCCGCGATCAGTGCGTCCACCGCGCCGCTGTTGTTTCCGGCATCGTTCCTGCAACCCGCCGGACTCAGCCCCGAGCTGGGGACGCTCAGTTTCACCTCGCTGATGCCGAGCATGCTTGCCGCCACCACGTTCACGCTGTTCTACGTCATCCGGTCCTGCCGGGCCACGGTCCGTCCCGTACCGCCAGTGGTGCGCTCCGGCGCCGCCGCACCCGCCGCGTCAACCGCCCGGGCCGGATTCGCACTGGCGATAATGGGACTCGGCCTGGTCACATGGGCGATCGCCGTCGCGTTCACCCCACCGGCGGCCGATCCTTTGACCGACACCGGAGATCCCCAGTTCCTGATGTGGTCTGTCGAACTGCGCCTGGCCGCCATCACGGTAGTCGCCACCGCGTTGGCCCTCGCCCTGGTGGGACGCGGACGGCCGTTCCTACCGGCAACAGTGACCGGCGTCGGACTGCTGACAGCCGACACGATCCTCGACGCGACCGATCAGGTCGGCCGCACCGGCCTGTACGGCGCGCTAGGCGCGGGCGTGGTGATCACGGCATTCACGTGGTGGCTCGGCCGAACCCTGCTCATCGCCCCGCCGCAGGAGCGGGCGAACCGGCGCGCTGCCACCGGAATCGCCGTCGTCGCAGCGTTGTGCGCTCCGGCAATGCTGCTGCAGTCGACCTCGCCGTCGACCACCGCCGAATCCGGCGGCACCTCGGCGACACCGGCGATATTTCCCGCCGTGACCGTCGCGGTTACGGCGCTGTTGGCCCTCGTGGCCTCGGCGAGCGCGCTGGCGGCTCGACGTCACGGCCCAACCCGGCTCACCGCCGCAGCGACGATGGTCGTTCCGGCAGGTCTATTGGGGAGCTTGGCGATGTTCAGCGGCGTGCCGGACTCAGTCGCGTGGATCGGAACGCTGGCGGGCCTGCCGTTCGCGGTGTTCTTGTTGGCACTCATGTGGTGGGAACGCGTGCGGCAGCGCGCGAAGGCGACCGGGACCTGGACCGCGCTCACGCTCCTCAGCACCGTGGCGATGGTACCGACGCTGCTGATCGGCTTCTTCGCGTCGATCTTCATCACCGGCCCACTGTTGACCGTGACGGGAAACGGCGGGTACCCCGTCGACGGTTCGTCGATCATGCCGGGGATCCTGACTGTGGGTATCAGCTACGGGATCGGGGCGGCCTACATCCTGCTGCCACCGCCCCGCACGATCGCCATGGTCACCGTCCCGGTCGGGGCATGACGGCGCGGTGCACACGCGGCGGGCCCACTGGTGCGCAACCGCAGCCGTCAGTGGTCTACACGTGGGCTTTGAGCACCCGGTAGCGAAGGTGCGTGGCCGCGGGGGTGTTGATGACGTCGCGCACCTGAAGCCGGGTGTGGTCGATCTTCATCGTCTCGAACAGGCGGGTGCCGTCACCGAAGAGCACCGGCGCCACATGGAGGCTGATCTCGTCGAGGAGCCCCGCCTCGATGAACTGCCGTCCCAGCGCGGCTCCGCCCATGACCGTGACGTCACCATTGCCCGCCACGGCCGTGGCGCGTGCCAGGGCGGCTTCGATGCCGTCGGTGACGAACTCGTAGACGCCGTCTTCGGGACTGTGTCGCGGCGCATTGTGGGTGACCACGATGACCGGGCGGCGCGCCGGTCCACTGGGGCCGTCCGCCTGCCAGTACGGCACCGACAAATCGTAGGTGGCGCGACCGGCGATGACCGCGCCGATGTTGTCCCAACCGGACGCCACCAGGGCTTCGTTGGCGGGGTCGCCGTCGGCGAACACCCAGTCGTGCAGCACGTGGCTGCCTTCGCCGTTGGGTTCGTCGGCGGTGCGGTTGGCGGCACTGATGTAGCCGTCCAGCGACATGCTGATGTCGAAGATAACGGTGTTCATGAAGACTCCTTGGTCGATGTGATCGAGGCTTGAACCTCTCGAGAAAGAGCCTGCTCGCGCGAGCTGGTCCGCGCCTCCGTGTCAGGCACCCATTCGCCCCCCATTCACCACTCACTCCCCCGCGAACCGCCCGGTACTGGGGCATGCTTTCGGTATGGACACACCGGGTCTGGGGCCCATCTCGAAACGCGAGGCCGAGGTGCTCGCCGTTTTGGGCGAGCACCTGACCAACGCCCAGATCGCCCACCGGTTGCACATCTCGGTGCGGACCGTCGAGAACCATGTGTCGTCGCTGCTGCGCAAACTGGGCGCGGCGAACCGTCAGGCACTGGCCGCGATCGCCGGGCCGCGTCCGGATGCGCCGTCGCCGGGAACCGTGATCGGCATACCGCACGGACACACCACCTTCGTGGGGCGGCGGCCGGATCACGACGCCGTGGTGACGGCGTTGGCCGACGCCCGGCTGGTGAGCCTGATGGGGCCCGGCGGGATGGGCAAGACCCGGCTGGCGGCCGTGGTCGCCACCGCCGTGGCACCGGCGTTCCCGGCCGGGGCGGCGTTCGTGGACCTGGTCCCTGTGCGGCCCGGACAGGTGACCGTGGCGGTGGCGCAGGTCCTGGGCGTGACCGAGCGGCCGCCGCAGACCCTGGACCACACGATCGTCGGCTGGCTCAAGCAGGGCAGGTTCCTGTTGGTCCTGGACAACTGCGAACACGTCGTCGACGATGTCGCCGCCCTGGCCGCGATGGTCCAGCAGCGGTGTCCTAACACGACGATCCTGGCCACCACGCGGCGGCGCCTGGCCGTACCGGGTGAGCAGGTGGTTCGGCTGGGGCCGCTACCGATCGAACCGGACGCGGTGCGACTGTTCTTCGATCGCGCCCGCGCTGTCGACGCCGAACTCGACATCGACCCCCAGACAGCGGCGGCCATCTGCCGCAACCTGGACGGCATGCCGCTGGCCGTCGAGATCGCCGCGGCCCGTGCTGCCTCGCTGGGCGCCGAGGGGCTACGCGCGGCGGCGGGCGATCGGCTGCGGCTGGCCAGCGGTACCAGGGGCGTCCATCCGAGACACTCGTCGCTGAGCGCGGTCATGTCCTGGAGCTACGACCTGCTCGACACCGAGGCGCAGGCGGCCTTGCGGGCGTTGTCGGTGTTCACCGGTTCCTTCGACCTTTCCGCGGTCGCCGCGGCGACCGCATCAACGCACGACAGCGCCGTCGCCGACGTGATCGGTCGGCTCGCCGATGACAGCCTGGTGGTGCGCGACGGCCGGTTCGGGCGTGGCCGTTGGCGACTGCTCGACACCGTGCGCGCCTTCGCCGCGCAAAGACGCGACCCGGCCGAGCACTCGCGAGTGCGGGAACGCTACATCGCCTGGGCAGCCCAGACAGCCGCACGCCTGGCAGCCGAGCTCGGTGACGACGAGCAACTCGATTTCGCCGCGGTCGCCGCCGATCTCAGGGCGGCAGCGGCTTCAACGGCGGCAAGCCCCGATCCCACCGCACACCGCCTGGCCGTCTCACTGGCCACAGTGACCTTCGCGTATGGATTCAACCGCGAAGCCCGTGAGCACTTCACCGGCGCCGCCCAACGCGCCCCCGACGCCCGCCAGGCGGGTCGAGACCTGTGCGCCGCCGCGAATGTGGCCACCGCCGTGTACGACGGCCCGGCGGCTTTCGATCTGTTTCTGGCCGCGGCCAACCGTTCCCGTGCGGCGGGCCTCGACAACGACGCTGCCGCCGCCACCGCCTCGGCCCTCATCACCGCGCTGCGGTTTCCCGGCGAGTTCCCGCAGCGGCTGACACCAGAAGACGGCGCCCGCCTGTTGGCCACCGCGATGCGCGACGCCACCCAGGACGACCCCCGCACCGCGGCGCTGATCGCGGCCGCCCGGGCATGGAACGACGGCACCGGCGCCGACGAAGCCCTGGAACTCGCGCGCGCACTCGGCGACCCGCTGCTGTTGCTGGGCGCGTTGGACATCGCCATGACGGATCCCGGGCGGCGCGCCCAGGTCGGCGAGTTCGTGGCCGAGCGCCTGCGCCTCGTTGCCGAGCTGCCGCGTCACGATCCAGCAGCCGCCACCGAGATCACCGACACTTTCCACGTCGCGACCTCCCACGCCGTGGCGACCGGCGATCTGCCCGCCGCCGCATCGATTCTCGAGACCGCGGCGGCACAGGACCCGCTGGCGGGCCACCCCTACGTCACAGCGCCACGACGCATCCGGGTCGCGGTACTCGCGGGCCGGTTCGGTGAAGCCCTCGCCGCCACCGAAGCGCTGTGGGACGAGTGGCAACGCGACGGCGCCCCCACCCGCCGCTGGATGGCCACCGCTGTGGCGATGGCAGCACTGGCCGAAGGCCTGCGCGGCACCAGCCACAGCCACCGGTGGCGGGAACGGGCACTGCGGGTCGCCCAAACCGACGACGTGACCGGCTCGATCGAACTGGCGGCGTGCATCGCGTTCGTCGACGCCCGCCTAGCAGTACACACTGGACACACGGTCGACGCCGGTGCGATGGTCAAGCGAGCGTTCGCGTCCTTCAAGGACGAAACGGTGGTGCCGCATCCAGCCGTGGGCGGCCACATCTGGAAGAGTTACGCACGCGCCGCTGCTGCCGAACTGGCCGTGTTCGCGGGCCTGCCCGACGCCGGGGAACTGCTTACGGCCGCCAGCCACCACGCCGCCGACAACCGTTGGGCGGCAGCCTGTCTGGCACGGGCGCGAGGGCGCCTGACCGGGGAACCCGAGCACCTGGCCAGCGTCGCGGCGCAATGGGACCGGATAGGTGCACGCTTTGAACGGGCCTGCACCCTCATGTTGATACCGGAACACCGCGACGAGGCACGCACCGAACTGGAAGCTCTCGGAGCCTCCTCCCCCGCGCTGTGACGCCGAAGCCCGGCTTGCTGCGATCGGCGTTGGTCGCCGTGAGTTGTGGGCCGCGCTTGTCAGCGCGGCCCAGGTGTGGTGAAGGATTCCTAGGCGTTGATTTGTTTGCGTTGGGTGGTTGATCCGATGGCGATCTTTCGTGGTTTGGCTTGTTCGGCCACCGGGATGTGCAAGGTGAGGACGCCGTTGGTGTAGTCGGCGTTGATGTTGTCGGTGTCGAGTGTGTCGCCGAGGAACAGCTGGCGGGAGAACACGCCGCGCGGGCGTTCGGCGACTTCGACGTCGTCGTTCTCGCCGAAGTCGGGGCGTCGTTCGGCTTTGACGGTGAGCACGTTGCGTTCGACGTCCAAGTCGATCGATTCGGCGTCTACACCGGGTAGGTCGAAGCGGACGACGTAGTCGTCAGCGGTGCGGTAGGCATCCATGGGCATGGCCGCGGGCCGCGACGCGGTGCCGTTGACACCCAGCATCTGCTGGGCGAGACGGTCCAGTTCCCGAAACGGGTCGGTACGCATCAACATCATCAACATCCTCCTGATGTGGTGATTGATATACGCCAATCGTGAAAACAACAGTACAGGCAATTGTCCTTAGTGGATCTAACCATCCGGCATACAGGGTGCCGACCGGATGCCAGCCGGGGAGGACCTTTCAGGCATCCGGCCCGCACCAGTGGTATCGGTTCTCCTTTCTCTTGCCGTGTCGGTTTCCATTTGCGCGTTACGGCGGCCCGCGTGGCCAGGCGAGCGCCTGCCTCAGGGCCAAACCCTCAGCCAGAGGGATGAGCCTCGGCTCAGGGCGGTGGTGTCGCCGTGGCGGGCGGCGAAAAGGAACTCGCCCGCAACGACCGCGACGCGGCGGAGTGGGGATGGCGCCCTGCGGAAAGTTCGCGGCGATGATGGCATCGAATTCAGCGTCGACCCAGTCGTCGTCTACGCACACCACGTCGACGAACCTCGGGTCGGCCGTTAGCCGCGACTTCGCAGGCATCGTGGTTCCACTCCCCGGATCAGTGATCGTCAGGTCGTTTCACGGTTCAACACCTTCGACGAAAAACTGTATCGCTGACTGTAGGTTTTGTCAACTCTCAAATTAAGGTATCCTCTAGCGAACGATCACAGAACATGTGCCTTGAGGAAGGACGACGGCTCGTTGCCGGACGCCGCGAATTTCGACGACGTGGACTACCCCACGTACACCACCGGACAGGTGGCGCGCATGCTCACCGTCCAGCAGGCGTTCTTGCGCAGCCTCGACGCCGCCGACATCATCACTCCGCAGCGCTCCCCCGGCGGCCACCGCCGCTACAGCCGCCGCCAGGTCACCCTCATTGTCAGGCTGCGAGAACAACTCGACGAGGGCCACACCCTGGCCGCCGCCGTCCGCATCACTGATCTGCAGGACCAGCTGGAGCAGGCGCACACCGAGATCTCACGACTCCGCAACCAACCCCGGCAATGAATGCCTCTCCCAGATCAACCAGCGCAATCACTGTGCCGCAA containing:
- a CDS encoding Hsp20/alpha crystallin family protein, whose amino-acid sequence is MLMRTDPFRELDRLAQQMLGVNGTASRPAAMPMDAYRTADDYVVRFDLPGVDAESIDLDVERNVLTVKAERRPDFGENDDVEVAERPRGVFSRQLFLGDTLDTDNINADYTNGVLTLHIPVAEQAKPRKIAIGSTTQRKQINA
- a CDS encoding dihydrofolate reductase family protein, translating into MNTVIFDISMSLDGYISAANRTADEPNGEGSHVLHDWVFADGDPANEALVASGWDNIGAVIAGRATYDLSVPYWQADGPSGPARRPVIVVTHNAPRHSPEDGVYEFVTDGIEAALARATAVAGNGDVTVMGGAALGRQFIEAGLLDEISLHVAPVLFGDGTRLFETMKIDHTRLQVRDVINTPAATHLRYRVLKAHV
- a CDS encoding ATP-binding protein — protein: MDTPGLGPISKREAEVLAVLGEHLTNAQIAHRLHISVRTVENHVSSLLRKLGAANRQALAAIAGPRPDAPSPGTVIGIPHGHTTFVGRRPDHDAVVTALADARLVSLMGPGGMGKTRLAAVVATAVAPAFPAGAAFVDLVPVRPGQVTVAVAQVLGVTERPPQTLDHTIVGWLKQGRFLLVLDNCEHVVDDVAALAAMVQQRCPNTTILATTRRRLAVPGEQVVRLGPLPIEPDAVRLFFDRARAVDAELDIDPQTAAAICRNLDGMPLAVEIAAARAASLGAEGLRAAAGDRLRLASGTRGVHPRHSSLSAVMSWSYDLLDTEAQAALRALSVFTGSFDLSAVAAATASTHDSAVADVIGRLADDSLVVRDGRFGRGRWRLLDTVRAFAAQRRDPAEHSRVRERYIAWAAQTAARLAAELGDDEQLDFAAVAADLRAAAASTAASPDPTAHRLAVSLATVTFAYGFNREAREHFTGAAQRAPDARQAGRDLCAAANVATAVYDGPAAFDLFLAAANRSRAAGLDNDAAAATASALITALRFPGEFPQRLTPEDGARLLATAMRDATQDDPRTAALIAAARAWNDGTGADEALELARALGDPLLLLGALDIAMTDPGRRAQVGEFVAERLRLVAELPRHDPAAATEITDTFHVATSHAVATGDLPAAASILETAAAQDPLAGHPYVTAPRRIRVAVLAGRFGEALAATEALWDEWQRDGAPTRRWMATAVAMAALAEGLRGTSHSHRWRERALRVAQTDDVTGSIELAACIAFVDARLAVHTGHTVDAGAMVKRAFASFKDETVVPHPAVGGHIWKSYARAAAAELAVFAGLPDAGELLTAASHHAADNRWAAACLARARGRLTGEPEHLASVAAQWDRIGARFERACTLMLIPEHRDEARTELEALGASSPAL
- a CDS encoding PadR family transcriptional regulator yields the protein MVERLKLTTTVVRVLTCFIEDVDADRYGMDLMRDSDLASGTLYPILNRLEEAGWLTASWEKVEAGATARPARRYYRLTPDGAKAARTELAAVHERLSKALGPLGKPRTT
- a CDS encoding MerR family transcriptional regulator is translated as MRKDDGSLPDAANFDDVDYPTYTTGQVARMLTVQQAFLRSLDAADIITPQRSPGGHRRYSRRQVTLIVRLREQLDEGHTLAAAVRITDLQDQLEQAHTEISRLRNQPRQ